gagaaaatcaagaaagaagagaccaACTTTATTCACGCTCTGCATATTAAGATAGCTCAATGAACTTCCGTTGACAGCCAAATTGATGACATCGCCCAAGGAAGAAACAATGGATAAAACGACAAGAAGTGCAAATAAAGCCACGATTTGCATATTAATGATCCTCTCCATATCGGTTCTCTTAATAGGAGCAGCTGTAGCGTTACGCATCAACTTAGTCTCGTGACCTGTGAACACAACGATTCCTTGGACCCAAATTGTGTTACGTAAGTTTGCACCTCTAAGCAATAATTGATCTGGAGAGAGTGAAACCTCTCTATCGTTGACGAATAAAGTACCTTCATATGTATACAAGCTGCTGTTTGGCTTTTCGCTAACTATTCGACCTCTACAACGAGCCATATCAGCAGGACTGAGTAAATGAGACGTTTGCTCACATGCTTGTTTGATCTTTAGGTTAGTTTCTCCGTCCAAATTAGCAGTTTCGATATAACAGAGACCGTCCGGTtcggaagaagagagaagaatcagatCTGCAGGAATAGACTCCTCATTACtaattttgatgatgtcaCCAATTTTGACATCGATCCATTTACGACGAACGTATTCGCCAAGTTCAACATCAAGGATCTCTACGGCTGAACGGTTAAGTTCACTATCAGATGCCTGTCTTTTCAGGTCTTCGgaaatctctttgatgGCAGAAACAAGTAGGACCACTCCCAATGTGCCGATGGTTGTATACCTGTTGGTTGGAGATACATTAGGGACTTGCTGAATGATGgaggtgaaaagaaagaagagattagCATACTTAGAGAACTgctcaaagaagaatttaGGAAGAAATGTGAAGGCATTGTACTTTGTAGTACTAATATGGTTATCGCAGTATCTCTGTGCTTTGTTTTCATGTGGAGAGTTAATGTAGATCAATCTAGGCTTAGAAGAATCATCATTGGGGCTCTTTCGAAACCACCGTCGAATATCAAACTGAGCAAAAGTCTGGTTAGTTCCCTGAGAAGAATCGTTGGTATTATCTTCGCCTCTTCGATCATGAAGAACCGTGTCATATTGATCATTATagtcgtcgtcatcatcattatcatcaccAATATCACCGCTATTATCGTCTCCAATCTCAAAATTGGCGTCCGAATTCCCCACATTTTCGTATTTGAAGCCCAGCGTGTTCCGTAATTGATCGAAAGCACCCTTAAAGCCCGTCGATGTAGGTGGAGCAGTTCTCGCCGAAGATGTATTATGACTGTCGTCGAATGGGTTCATAGAAGCAGTATTAATGCCGTTAGTCTCGTCTATTCCTACAGTAGACCCCATAAATGGGTCGTAGGTTGAGCTGTAGACGGCATTGTTAGAATTGTTGGTCTGATTGGTAGCCGTATTATCAGCAAATGGATCTAAGTCGGCCAATCGAATGTCTGCTGTAGACGAATCGTTTGGCTGATGAGCAGGTTCTTCGTCGATATCCAACAagttttcatcatcatcgatcACAAAGTGATGATTACCGCGATCATATGACATCTTGGTGGCGAGTCTAGAAGAATGGAGAGTCATATTAAGGTTAGCTGAGATTATCTAAGGCGTATATATAAATTTGATAATTATTTCGCGAGTATGCCGAACAGAGGTAAATCAGGCAACCTCCTGTCAGACTGCAAACTGGACAATTAAACTATAATGCATATACATACTACACATTCAAGCCTCCAACGTCAATCTACCCTTTGGATTGGTAACCCGGACACCAATGGCCTTAGCTCTGGCTAAAAGGGCAACTCTGTTCTTAGCAGAAACAGCGTGAGCAATCTCAGCGGCATAAAGCTTGTTGTTCATCAACAAAGCCTCCAAGTCACTCAAGTTTCTAACAGTCACAACCTTGTTACCATGTGGATTCAAAAACTTAGTCTTCTTGTTGGAACCGTATCCAATCTTTGGAGCGTAAATAGTACCtctgaatcttcttctgacaCGGGAATCAATACCCTTTTGAAGTCTCCAGTTCTCAGAGACTCTCATGAATCTGTCAGACTGATGTCTCTTGAAAGTCTTtgtgttcttcttcacgATTTTAGGTGTCAATCTTGGAGCCATCTATGATATGTTAGTATAAATTAGCTAATTTGATGAGGTCACAATCAATACCtccatattcttctcatgTCTCACTTTAACATACCTTGTTTGATCTATATTAACTTCTTCCGGTCAAAGACTCTGTaacaaaacaaaacttCTAAACCCTTCCAGTTCAACTTTatctgaaatttttttccccTACTGGAATTTTTAATCacctgaaaattttttctaGCCCAGCCCTTGTTTTAGTCACGTGCTGTACACGTGTTAAGTGAAGCTAGAGTTGTATGACTAGTTTGTCATCACTTGCTCCTTTTGATTACTCTACTCGACTGTCCTCAACATACGGTATGTCGGAAAGTACCTCCCAACTCACGCATGAGAACTCGCCACAATTCCACTACATCGACGAAGATAAACAGTATGATACACCACAGCCCTGTCTACGGTCAGACGTTATAAGACTTTATGGATTGCTAGACCTTTCAGAGTCTTTGGCTAGAACCAATCCTGACGGTTCTAAGGGCGTCAAGCTCAGAAAATCTTACAAGAATCATATTGCAGATCTTCCAGGAAAATATACCATTCCTACAGAGGGAACACTCTCGCCTATAGTATGTGCGCCGGAGAATCCTGACATGATACAGCCTGAACTGAAATCATGGGACGTCGaacatttgaagaaattattcaactttgaaaaaagCTCCATCAATGGGATCCCCGGTTTTGACGCCAGTAAGTTGGCCATTGACACAATTGATGGTCTAGATAGTAGTAgtaataagaagagaaaggctTCTCCTGGAGAGAAGGGTGATGTAAAGAGACGTCACGTGAGGGTGAAGTTTGACTAGTCGTCAAAAACCGAAACAATACGTATATATAACCTTTACTAATTAATACAATGATCTACTTAATTCGCTGCCCGATTGCTTATCCTTTTCCTACTCCTAGTGAACAACTTGTTAGTAACTAACTTTCCCGAATGTTTCAacaaactcttcaacacGTGACTTTCTATAGCATT
The sequence above is a segment of the Brettanomyces nanus chromosome 4, complete sequence genome. Coding sequences within it:
- the RPL32 gene encoding 60S ribosomal protein L32, with translation MILMAPRLTPKIVKKNTKTFKRHQSDRFMRVSENWRLQKGIDSRVRRRFRGTIYAPKIGYGSNKKTKFLNPHGNKVVTVRNLSDLEALLMNNKLYAAEIAHAVSAKNRVALLARAKAIGVRVTNPKGRLTLEA